The Verrucomicrobium spinosum DSM 4136 = JCM 18804 DNA segment GTCGTTTGGGGATATCACAGCGTTGTTGACCGCCTTGCAGTTGGAGTCGGTCTGCGAACACGTCATCAAAGAGACAGGAGGGCTGATTTATCAGAATTCCACCCTGTCACGCATCGCCGTGCAGTACGGGAAGGCAGTGCACGATCTGAACTCGGGCTCTGCGCCACCGGACTGCCTGCGGAATGCGGTAAACTCATTGTTCTACCGTGAGCCCATGCACCTGCCGCCCATGGCACCGCATTCGGAGCTGTCCTCAGATCCCCACTCATTCTCCCGCGTATTCACTGCTGGCTTCTTTGAGGCCATGGCGGGCATGCTCAAGGTGCATGCGGCTGAGCCGACTGCCAGAGACCTTCTCTCCGTCGCAAAAGACGCCGCCGCCCTGCTGGCCAAGGCCGTGCGGACGGCAGCGCTGAGCGCGGCGTTCTACAGTGAGGTGGCGGCGCAGGTGATTTGGGCGGACGCTCCCCTTTTCGGCGGCAAGTATGACGAGGTGCTCCGGAGCGCCTTTGTGCGTCGGGGTCTGTTGAGCCTGGAAGCGGTGCGCAGCCTGCGTGCGGAGGCGAATCGGGCGCTCAATGCCGGTAAACCTACCCCGGGAGGCGATGAGATGCCTCGTGGTCGCGACATGATGATGCGTGCTACGGCCTACGGCTTGGGTGAGGGGGCGCTGGTTGTGAGGACAGCTTCGTTTTCACGTCGCGGCATGATTGCTCCGGCCGCTCCGGATGCCGGGTCCACGCCAGTACCGGGAGTGGAGCAGGCCACGCAATCCTTTCTGGAAACGCTGTTTCGAAGGGGGCGCGTGGATTTCAGCCTCTGTAAACCAGGTCTGAGCAGCGTGCCGCACACCCACGTGAAGCGGAAGACTCACTATCTGGTGGAACAAAATGGGCAGTATCACTTGCGCCGCCGATGTTTTGATGAAGGGTTCGAGGACTTGATCGCCTAGACGAACCCTCGCATGAAACTCGAGAAGGTAAAGTACGTCCTCATGGCCCGGGACATGGATCGGGCCGTTGCGTTTTATGTTGGCACCTTTGGCCTGAGAGAGGGCTTTGTCAGTCCTTGGTGGTCAGAGCTTCTGTTTGGCGATGCCATCGTGGCCTTGCACGGAGGAGGGGAAGGGGAACAAACCGCCACCGGCCTCAGCTTCCAGGTGGATGATGCCGCCGCGGCATGTGGCGTGATCGAGGTGGCTGGCGGGAGCATCGTAGAGCCGCCGGTGCAACGTGAAGGCGAGCCGATCAAGCTGGGAAGGTTTGCAGATCCAGCGGGGAATCTGGTGATGCTGACGGAGTATCTGGGGTGAACTAAGGTCGATGAGTCAATATTGCCTTGGCAGTCACAGCCGTCCTTTGTGGGGGGCGACTCCGTGAAAGTGGCTTGCCTCGCATGATGCAGTCACTTCACCACCTCGAACTCAGCAGGGGGCTCCGGCCAGGCATGGGGTTCGTGGAATACCAGTTCGATGTTGGGCGGTGCGTGTCGGACTGTAAATCCGTTGCGCCAGGAGATCCAGTTCAGGTACATGCTGATTGGCACGGGATTCCCTTCGAACTCCGCCCGTGTGTAGCCATCGAGGTTGGGAGATCCTGAAGTCGTGATGTGAAGGTGGTGGCCGGCTTCATTGGCAAGCTGCGTGTCGATCTGGTCTTGTATCTGGGCAATTATTTCGCCGATACGGGCAAGATGAAATCCTTGGTAGTCGATTTTAATATTCTCCATATATTGGAACTGTTCATCAATCGCCTTGACCAGCGCGGGAGATTCCTTGGCGCGTACCGAGTGCCACAGCGCCCCCAAGATGATCCCTGAGCAGTCGTCGGCGCCCAATTTTCCGCAAGAGTACTGCAATGGTAAGTTCCGTCCCCATAGACCAAATTCGTTGCGAATTTTCATGCCAAGGGACAAGTGCATGTTGGTTAGCGCCAGTGGCTTCGGAGTCCGGAGCATCCAATCCCGCGTGTCGGCGGGAAGGTCTCGTTCGAGACTGCGCACCGCTCCCGCCACGGTCCAAGGTTGGTCGAACGGGAAGATAACCCACGCGATTCCTGTAACCAGAAGTAGGAGCGTGGCCAGTTTGACGGCGAGCTTCAGAGATACGCGGAAGAGCTTCTTGCGTGCGGTGGTGACTGGCATGGTGACGCATTTGAGAACTCCCTTACACTGATCCCTGGATCTAAAACAGGCGACGGGAGGACAATCAAGGAAGGCCCTGTATAATCGTGGTGAAAGCAGAACCCGAAGCCTCTCCCCCGTTTCGAAGAAAAAGACTCAAAGCCCTCTCGAGGGGGGAGGGGGGCTTGAGTCTCAAGATGATCGAAGACGGAGGCCTTACCACTTGGCCGATGGTGCCCAGGTCATGGACAGACGATTGGTGCCGCTGGCAAAGAGGTTTGCGGATTTGGCGGTCTCCGGTTCGGGGTAGTCGAACACTTTGCCCTCGTAGTTGCGGATGAGGGTGTGGTGACTGTCCTTGGCAAGCACGTATTCCGGGTTCACTGGCACCTTGCCGCCACCGCCTGGAGCGTCGATGACGAATTGGGGCACACCGTAGCCAGTGGTGTGGCCACGAAGGCTCTCGATGATCTCCAACCCCTTGCTCACGCTGGTGCGGAGGTGTGAGCTGCCTTGAATGAGGTCGCACTGGTAGAGATAGTACGGGCGCACGCGGCTCATGAGCAGCTTGTGCACCAGAGCCTTCATCACTTCTGGATCGTCGTTAACGCCACGCAGGAGCACGCTCTGGTTTCCCAGCGGGATGCCGTGATTGGCCAGGCGTTCGAGAGCTTCTTTGACCTCAATGGTGATTTCACGCGGGTGGTTGGTGTGCACACTCATCCACAAGGGATGGTACTTGGCGAGCATGGTGCACAGTTCGGGCGTGATGCGCTGGGGCAGGAAGATCGGCACCCGGGAACCGATACGAAGGAACTCGATGTGGGGGATGGCACGAAGGCGTTTGAGGATGCCTTCCAACTTTGCGTCGGAGAAGAGAAGGGCGTCGCCCCCGCTCAACAAGACATCCCGCACCTCGGTGTGGGCTTCCAGATACTTGAAGACGGCTTCAAACTCTGTGTGCAATTCCTGGTCCCCTACGCCGCTCACCACGCGGCTACGGGTGCAGTAGCGGCAGTAGCTCGCGCAACGGTCCGTCACCAGGAAGAGCACGCGGTCTGGATAGCGGTGTACCAAGCCGGGCACTGGCATGTGGGAATCCTCGCCACAGGGGTCGGACATCTCATCCGGGTCATCCCAGGTCTCCTCGATGCGGGGGATCACCTGGCGACGGATGGGGCAGTCGGGATCCGTGGGGTGAATCAGGTTGAAGAAATGGGGCGTGATTGCCATGGCCAGCTTGTTGCCGGAAAGCAGCACTCCGGCGCGCTCTTCCTCGCTCAAGACCAGATGCTCCTCCAGTTTGGCCAGAGAGTTGACCCGGTTCTTCAACTGCCACTGGGCGCTGTTCCACTCCGCTTCGGATACGTTCTTGTCTTTCCAATAGCCGGGGGCGTGGCTGCGGAACGCTTTTTCAGGAAGTCTGGATGTGAGCATGGAGTGTTGTGCCGTGATGCTAGAACGACCGTTGTTAGTGTCAAATTCGTAAGAAGTACGACAGCTGCGGCTGTCGTGGTCACCTTCTGGATTGAAACTTTTCATGGGGATTGGTTGCTGCGGGATGGAAATGTTTCAGCGTAGCGCTACCCTGTGTTAAAAAGACGCCATGTTGCAGCACGCCCGTGAAATTGCCCCTTCGGTCTCCTGGGAGATCCTTGTCCGGGTGAAACGCAGCGGCGGCATGTCCGTCAACGAACTGGCGGCGGAGTTGAAAATGTCCTACATGGGCGTGAAACAACACTGCGATGATCTGCGAAAGCAGGGTTATGTGGATACGTGGCGTCGTCCGAAAGGGACGGGGCGCCCCGAGAAAATTTACCGGCCGGCACCCAAGCTCGACCTTGTGCTGACCAACTGGGGAAGTGAACTCTGCCTGGGGCTGCTGGCTCACGCCGCCCAGGCGTATGGGGAGTCTGCCCCGGAGCGCCTGCTTTACAGCTATCTCCAGCAAAAGGCGGAGCGCTGGTCGTCGAAAATGAAGGGTAAGACCCTGCGCGAACGCCTGGTGGAACTGGTGAAGATGCGCAATGCGGACGGGTGGATGGCTGAGCTGGTGACCGATGAGCACGGCACGCGCCTGCTCGATCATCACAGCCCCCTCGCCGAGGTGGCACGCCTCTACCCAAACGTCTGGGAGATGGAGTCTCGGGCGCTGACCAAGGTCCTTGGCATTCCCATTGAGCGCACCGTAAATGGTGCCCGCAGCGAGATGCGACTGATCACGGGCGATGAGGTGCCTGCGTCGGCGGTGGTGCCTGTTTCAACCCTGGTGCAAGCGGTGGCCCCCGTGTTGGAGCCGGAACCTGATCCCGAACCGGAATTTTCCCAGAGCCCTGAGCCTGTGCCGTTGGAGGAAGCTGAGGTCGAACTCGTGGAGCAGGCGGCGCCTTTGCCGAATCCTGCGCCTCCTGCGCCTCCCTTGGTGGAGGAAGGCTCCTCGTGGCCCGAGCCGCTCAGTTCTCCAGTTTTTGCTGATGTGCCCGACGTTAGATTCGAGCCGGAGGATGTGGTAGCGATCGAGGAGGAGCCGACTCTGGCTGCCGAAGCAGAGGAGCCTGACGCACCCTCTCTTGATTCCGCCCCGCTCGAAGTGGTGCCAACTGTTCCGACCCCGAAATCCAAAGCCTCCACTGCGTCTGCCAAAAAAGGTCAGGCAGTGCAGGCTGACTTGTTCGATTTCTAGAGATTCGTGTGAAGGCCTGCACACCACCTGGGCTGTCCGTGACGGTCTCAAGACCTGCCGACTTTGCGTTGCTCATCGGTTGTGAATCTCGATTCACGCCCTCTTCGCGGTTTGTCCTGACTCAAAATGCCTCGCAATACTCCCAGCGTTTTTATCCCAACAGGTTCTCACAATTCGATTACTTGCCGGTGTCTTGGTTTTTGCCAGCAGGTGCGGGCATCCCCAGGTCGGTTGAGATTTTTTCATGGAGGCGCACGACGTATTCCTGAAGTCGTTTTGGGGTGTTGGGATCTCTCAAGGGCAGCGCGGCGATGCGATCCTTAACGGGCAAAGCTTTTTCATCAAGGGCGTCCAGCCCATTGAGCGCCTCCATCGCCGCGGGTTGACTGCTCTGGGTGGGATCAGCCTCCCTCACCAGGAGGGCAAGGCACGCCAGGAGGTCAGATGATGGGCCGTGCAGGCCGATTGCGGAAGCAGCGGCGATGCGTACGCTGGGCGAGGTGTCGCCGAAAAGAACAAGCAGGCGATCATGACCAGCTTGAACTCCGGCGGCTCCGCGCATCTGGAGTCCTAGCACTCCCCAATAACGCATGATGGGATGGGGGTGCGAGAGTGCGTTGACGAACGGAGTGGGGTCGGCATCCGAGTAGCGGGAGGCGCGAGACGCCAAATCGAACACCGCCTCAAAAGGATAGGCCGCCTCAGTCTGGAAGGCGTCCCGGGGTGACTGCTGGTTCCCGGAAATTCGCAGCCGTTCAGCCTCTGGAATGAAGCCCAGATCGCGAACCTGACGGGCCTGGTTCTCCAGAGCTTTCCGCAGGGTGTTCAGGCTTTTCTGGTGTTCGGGAGTCTCTGCCAGATTGTGGATCTCCCATGGATCGGATTGCAGCTCATAGAGCTCTTCCACGGGTTTGGGCTCCCAGAAATGGCGCTGATCGGCATTCAATTTCCCCGCGGCGGCCAGATCCCGCCAGACGCGGGCAGTAGGCATCTGGAACATGTAGCCGAGATGCTGACCGTAGGGCAGATGAGGCATGTAGTGTCGCATATAGACGAAGCGACCATCCGTGACGCTGCGCACCAGATCGTAGCGTTCATCCATGCGCCCGCGGAATCCATGGAGAAACTCCGGGGCGGGGGCGGTGTGGGCTCCCGCGAAGGCTCGTCCTTGTAGGAAAGGGGGGGCATCTTTGCCGATCAGGCTTAGCAGCGTGGGAGCCAGATCCACGAAGCTGACAAGGCGATCAGTCGAACCGCCTGCTTGGTAGCCCTCGGGAGCAAGGTGGGCATACTTGGGTGGAAAATAAACGATGAGCGGCACCTGCAGTCCGCTGTTGTATGGCCATCTCTTGCTCCGGGGCATCCCTGCACCGTGATCGCCGTAGTAGAAGACGATGGTGGTCTCTGCCAGACCGGATTCGTCCAGCTCCTTCAGTCGCCGACCCACTTCCTGATCCATCTCTGTGAGTTTGTCATAATACTGCGCCCAGTCGTGCCGCACTTCCGGCGTATCAGGATGGTAAGGGGGGAGGGGGGCCGCTGCGGGATCATGCACCAGCTTGTGACCGGGTGTCCGGATCTGGCTCTCGTGCGAGATCGTCGTGTTAAAGACCGCGAAAAACGGCTGATTTGCGGGCCGCTTGTTGTAGTGCGCCTTGGCACTGCTTTCGTCCCAGGTGCCATCAGGCTTGTCCAGGTTGTAGTCTTCCTTGCTGTTGTTGGTGCAGTAGTAGCCTGCCGCCCGCAGCAGTTGCGGATAGAGCAGGGTCCCGGCGGGCAGGGGAACCATGGATCGCATGTGCTCACCGCCATCGCCCGTGGGGTAGCGCCCGCTGATGATGGTGGTGCGGGCCGGGGCGCACACGGGTGCGTTGGACCATGCCTTGTTGTACCGCAGACCGCGGGCCGCCAGCGCATCAAGGTTGGGCGTCCTGGCGTACTTGTCGCCATAACAACCCAGTTGCGGTCCGTTGTCCTCACTGGTCAGCCACAAAATATTGGGCGGGGTTTCCGCATGGGTCGTGGCGGGAGGAATAAACAGAAGCAGTAAAAAGAGCAGAAGGAGGCGACGGGGATGCATCCCGCTAAGACGAAGTGGGAGAGCCCTGAATTGCAACCATTTGCCCATGGGCCGAAAGCCTCTATGGTGGGCTCATGCCAGAGCATGTCATCCATCACAAGGTCAAACGGCCGTCGTCCATCACCGTGGGCGAGTTCTTTGAGCGGAACCGGGAGGCACTCAAGCTCAAGCTGATGGGAACGGTGACGGGATTCTCCCGGAAAATCAATGAACCCTCGGTCAACCGACCGGGCTTGGCCCTGAGCGGATTCTTCACCTATTTTGCCTACAAGCGCATCCAGGTCATCGGCAACTCGGAGGTCTCCTATCTCAACGGGTTGGCCCCAGAGGAAGCCGGCCGCCGGTTCAGACAACTCTGCATGGCGGACATCCCTTGTCTGGTTGTGGCGAGAGAAAAGCGACTGAACCAGGATTTGATCCGGGTCGCGGATGATAATGGCATCAGCGTCTTCCAGACTTCCATGGTGACCATGAAATTCATCAACGCTGCCACCATCCGTCTGGACTGGGCGTTTGCGCCCACCACGGTCATTCACGGATGCCTCGTGGATGTCCAGGGGGTGGGAGTGCTGATCCAGGGCCCCAGTGGTAGTGGTAAGAGTGAGGCAGTCCTTGGGCTTTTGGAGCGCGGGGCCAGCATGGTGGCAGACGACGCCGTGCACTTTCGCATGATCGAGGAGCGCGAGATCCATGGCCGGGCTCCTGACCTGACCCGCAATCTCATCGAAGTGCGGGGAATTGGCCTGCTGAATGTTGCCGCCATCTTCGGCGTGGGGGCGGTTCGGTTGTCTAAACGACTTGACCTGGTCACCCAATTGTTGCCCGATGCAGACCTGAGTGAAGTTGAACGGTTTGACGCGGGCACACACACGGTGAACATTCTGGGAATGGATGTTCCACTTCTTCAAGTACCGGTCGTCGCCGGTCGTGATGTGGCCGGACTCATCGAAATTGCCGCCCTAAACCACAAACTGAGAACCTTTGGCTACAACAGCGCCGCGGAATTCGACCAAAGGCTCTTGAAAAAAATGGCGGATGAGCAATCAGGGTAGCCTCAGATCGCACTCTTGGCCGTTAGGAAAAAAGACAGCATGAGCACTTGCACCCAAGAATTTACCATCAGCAACAAACTGGGCATGCATGCGCGCCCTGCAGCGCAATTCGTCAAGAGAGCCAGCAAGTACAAGTGTAATGTCTGGGTGGAGAAGGATGACGAGCAAGTGAATGGCAAGAGCATCATGGGTCTCATGATGCTGGCCGCCGGCCACGGAGCGAAAATCATCGTCACTGCGGAGGGGGCCGATGCCGAGGCTGCTGTCAAGGAACTTGGCTCTCTCATCCAAAGTGGGTTTGACGACGGGGACTGACGCTGCTTGCATAGGCGCCTCAGTGAACCTTCTTATCCCTTGCTGGCATGATTCCCGCTAACGCGGGGGTCGTCATTTGCCTTCTAGGGGGTCATTCCTCATCTCTCATGCCCGAAACCGCCATCAAGACCGAGCGCGTATTTTTAGGCACGCCCGTCTCTGGCGGCGTGGCTCGCGGGGTCGTGCGTCTCATTGGAGGCGCCTTCGAAGAACCCCACCGCCGGATCATCCCGAGGGGGAAGATCGATGCAGAGATCGAGTGCTTCTATGCGGCTGTCGAAGCAACGCGTGAGGAACTGGAGGCCCTCATGGCGCGACTGGACGGAGAGGAGGACCGCCACTCCAGAGAGATCCTGGAAATGCACACCATGGTGCTGAACGACAGCCTGATCACTGACCAGGTGGAGGAGGCGATCCGGGAATATCGGGAGTGTGCCGAGTACGCCTACTATCGGGTGGTCCGCAAATGCATTGACTCATTTCAGCGCATCCCAGACTCCTACATGCGCGAGCGAGCGCTCGATATTCGTGATGTCGCCCAGCGGGTCTTGCGTCACCTCACCGGAGACAAGCGGGAAGTGGACCACTCGGACACTCCTGCCGTGTGTATTGCCCATGACCTGACTCCCAGTGAGACCGCGCAGCTTGACCGGAATCAAGTCCTCGGTTTTGCGGTGGAACTTGGGAGCAAGACTTCCCATACCGCCATCGTGGCCCGGTCGCTCAATCTCCCTGCCGTGGTGCGTCTGCATGGGATTTGCGAAGAACTTTACAATGGAGACGAGGTGCTCCTCGACGGAGATGAGGGGCTGTTGATCCTCAATCCCACCAAGGAAACCCTGGCGCGCTATCGCAAGCGTGAGGCCGCTGCGGAGAAGCGTGAGGCTGCCTTGCTGGCCCAATGTGGGGAGCCCGCAGTCACTCTCGACGATCGGCGCATCACTGTCGCCGCCAATGCAGAGTTCGTGGAGGAGATTCCCC contains these protein-coding regions:
- a CDS encoding sulfatase family protein encodes the protein MHPRRLLLLFLLLLFIPPATTHAETPPNILWLTSEDNGPQLGCYGDKYARTPNLDALAARGLRYNKAWSNAPVCAPARTTIISGRYPTGDGGEHMRSMVPLPAGTLLYPQLLRAAGYYCTNNSKEDYNLDKPDGTWDESSAKAHYNKRPANQPFFAVFNTTISHESQIRTPGHKLVHDPAAAPLPPYHPDTPEVRHDWAQYYDKLTEMDQEVGRRLKELDESGLAETTIVFYYGDHGAGMPRSKRWPYNSGLQVPLIVYFPPKYAHLAPEGYQAGGSTDRLVSFVDLAPTLLSLIGKDAPPFLQGRAFAGAHTAPAPEFLHGFRGRMDERYDLVRSVTDGRFVYMRHYMPHLPYGQHLGYMFQMPTARVWRDLAAAGKLNADQRHFWEPKPVEELYELQSDPWEIHNLAETPEHQKSLNTLRKALENQARQVRDLGFIPEAERLRISGNQQSPRDAFQTEAAYPFEAVFDLASRASRYSDADPTPFVNALSHPHPIMRYWGVLGLQMRGAAGVQAGHDRLLVLFGDTSPSVRIAAASAIGLHGPSSDLLACLALLVREADPTQSSQPAAMEALNGLDALDEKALPVKDRIAALPLRDPNTPKRLQEYVVRLHEKISTDLGMPAPAGKNQDTGK
- a CDS encoding DUF6794 domain-containing protein, which encodes MPVTTARKKLFRVSLKLAVKLATLLLLVTGIAWVIFPFDQPWTVAGAVRSLERDLPADTRDWMLRTPKPLALTNMHLSLGMKIRNEFGLWGRNLPLQYSCGKLGADDCSGIILGALWHSVRAKESPALVKAIDEQFQYMENIKIDYQGFHLARIGEIIAQIQDQIDTQLANEAGHHLHITTSGSPNLDGYTRAEFEGNPVPISMYLNWISWRNGFTVRHAPPNIELVFHEPHAWPEPPAEFEVVK
- a CDS encoding KamA family radical SAM protein, whose translation is MLTSRLPEKAFRSHAPGYWKDKNVSEAEWNSAQWQLKNRVNSLAKLEEHLVLSEEERAGVLLSGNKLAMAITPHFFNLIHPTDPDCPIRRQVIPRIEETWDDPDEMSDPCGEDSHMPVPGLVHRYPDRVLFLVTDRCASYCRYCTRSRVVSGVGDQELHTEFEAVFKYLEAHTEVRDVLLSGGDALLFSDAKLEGILKRLRAIPHIEFLRIGSRVPIFLPQRITPELCTMLAKYHPLWMSVHTNHPREITIEVKEALERLANHGIPLGNQSVLLRGVNDDPEVMKALVHKLLMSRVRPYYLYQCDLIQGSSHLRTSVSKGLEIIESLRGHTTGYGVPQFVIDAPGGGGKVPVNPEYVLAKDSHHTLIRNYEGKVFDYPEPETAKSANLFASGTNRLSMTWAPSAKW
- a CDS encoding HPr family phosphocarrier protein; this encodes MSTCTQEFTISNKLGMHARPAAQFVKRASKYKCNVWVEKDDEQVNGKSIMGLMMLAAGHGAKIIVTAEGADAEAAVKELGSLIQSGFDDGD
- a CDS encoding helix-turn-helix transcriptional regulator yields the protein MLQHAREIAPSVSWEILVRVKRSGGMSVNELAAELKMSYMGVKQHCDDLRKQGYVDTWRRPKGTGRPEKIYRPAPKLDLVLTNWGSELCLGLLAHAAQAYGESAPERLLYSYLQQKAERWSSKMKGKTLRERLVELVKMRNADGWMAELVTDEHGTRLLDHHSPLAEVARLYPNVWEMESRALTKVLGIPIERTVNGARSEMRLITGDEVPASAVVPVSTLVQAVAPVLEPEPDPEPEFSQSPEPVPLEEAEVELVEQAAPLPNPAPPAPPLVEEGSSWPEPLSSPVFADVPDVRFEPEDVVAIEEEPTLAAEAEEPDAPSLDSAPLEVVPTVPTPKSKASTASAKKGQAVQADLFDF
- the hprK gene encoding HPr(Ser) kinase/phosphatase — encoded protein: MPEHVIHHKVKRPSSITVGEFFERNREALKLKLMGTVTGFSRKINEPSVNRPGLALSGFFTYFAYKRIQVIGNSEVSYLNGLAPEEAGRRFRQLCMADIPCLVVAREKRLNQDLIRVADDNGISVFQTSMVTMKFINAATIRLDWAFAPTTVIHGCLVDVQGVGVLIQGPSGSGKSEAVLGLLERGASMVADDAVHFRMIEEREIHGRAPDLTRNLIEVRGIGLLNVAAIFGVGAVRLSKRLDLVTQLLPDADLSEVERFDAGTHTVNILGMDVPLLQVPVVAGRDVAGLIEIAALNHKLRTFGYNSAAEFDQRLLKKMADEQSG
- a CDS encoding VOC family protein; translation: MKLEKVKYVLMARDMDRAVAFYVGTFGLREGFVSPWWSELLFGDAIVALHGGGEGEQTATGLSFQVDDAAAACGVIEVAGGSIVEPPVQREGEPIKLGRFADPAGNLVMLTEYLG